One genomic window of Niveibacterium sp. SC-1 includes the following:
- a CDS encoding DUF2069 domain-containing protein, which translates to MLLFALIALGMTWELWLAPVRPGGSWLVLKVIPLLFAVRGMRRGDRYTFQWMSLLVWLYFTEGVVRGASDNGISAALGWIEAILSVALFVCVAMYSRMTAPSRRTQPPQED; encoded by the coding sequence ATGCTGCTATTCGCGCTCATCGCACTCGGCATGACCTGGGAGCTCTGGCTCGCGCCCGTGCGGCCGGGCGGCTCCTGGCTGGTGCTCAAGGTCATTCCGCTGCTTTTTGCCGTGCGCGGCATGCGTCGCGGCGATCGCTACACCTTCCAGTGGATGTCGTTGCTGGTGTGGCTCTACTTCACCGAAGGCGTCGTGCGGGGCGCCTCGGACAATGGCATCAGCGCCGCGCTGGGGTGGATCGAGGCGATACTCTCGGTTGCGCTGTTCGTTTGCGTCGCGATGTACTCGCGCATGACGGCGCCGTCGCGGCGCACGCAGCCACCGCAAGAGGACTAA
- the wrbA gene encoding NAD(P)H:quinone oxidoreductase encodes MPEILVLYYSHRGSVRALAEQIALGIESVGGVGARLRTVPRLATVIDAPEPAIPQAGPPYVEASDLEDCAGLALGSPTRFGNMAAPLKYFLDGTSPQWLSGALAGKPACVFTSTATQHGGQESTLLSMMLPLFHHGMLVMGLPFTLTELNATREGGTPYGVSHVAGPQADARLSEHERKLAFAQGRRLAELTLKLEAPRA; translated from the coding sequence ATGCCTGAAATCCTTGTTCTCTACTACAGCCATCGCGGCTCTGTGCGCGCCCTGGCCGAGCAGATCGCGCTCGGCATCGAATCGGTTGGCGGCGTGGGCGCACGCCTGCGCACCGTCCCGCGACTTGCCACCGTCATCGACGCACCTGAACCCGCGATCCCGCAAGCAGGCCCGCCCTATGTCGAGGCCTCGGATCTCGAAGACTGTGCCGGGCTGGCACTGGGTAGCCCGACGCGCTTCGGCAACATGGCCGCGCCGCTCAAGTACTTCCTCGACGGCACCTCGCCGCAGTGGTTGTCCGGCGCCTTGGCCGGCAAGCCCGCCTGCGTCTTCACGTCCACCGCGACGCAGCACGGCGGCCAGGAAAGCACGTTGCTCTCGATGATGCTGCCGCTCTTCCACCACGGCATGCTGGTGATGGGCCTGCCCTTCACACTCACCGAACTCAACGCCACGCGCGAGGGCGGCACACCCTATGGCGTGAGCCACGTCGCCGGACCGCAGGCCGATGCGCGCCTAAGCGAACACGAGCGTAAGCTCGCTTTCGCCCAAGGCCGTCGCCTGGCAGAACTCACCCTCAAACTCGAAGCCCCACGCGCATGA
- a CDS encoding 2-isopropylmalate synthase: MKERLVIFDTTLRDGEQSPGAAMTKDEKLRIARQLERMRVDVIEAGFAAASPGDAEAIRTIAETIKESTVCSLARANERDVRAAGEAIRPAARGRIHTFIATSPIHMEKKLRMQPDQVVDAAVAAVKLARQFTDDVEFSAEDAVRSDMDFLVRIFDAVIKAGAKTINVPDTVGYSIPELWGERFRTLLARVPDADKVVWSTHCHNDLGMAVANSLAAVAAGARQVECTINGLGERAGNASLEEVVMAVRTRPDVFGVETGIDTTQIVAASKLVSTITGYPVQPNKAIVGANAFAHESGIHQDGVLKHRETYEIMRPEDVGWTTNRLTLGKLSGRNAFRARLGELGIVIESEEQLNHAFARFKELADKKSEIFDEDLQALMSDEAVTPEVEHYKLVSSRFHSETGETPNATLTLTIGGDEIKTEASGSGPVDAAFRAIESVAKSGAELQLYSVNAITTGTDAQGEVTVRLSRAGRVVNGQGADTDIIVASAKAYINALNKLHGVAKLNPQIETL, from the coding sequence ATGAAAGAACGTTTGGTCATCTTCGACACCACGCTGCGCGATGGCGAACAAAGCCCCGGCGCGGCGATGACGAAGGACGAGAAGCTGCGCATCGCGCGCCAGCTCGAGCGCATGCGTGTGGACGTGATCGAGGCCGGCTTCGCGGCCGCGAGCCCGGGTGATGCGGAAGCCATCCGCACGATCGCCGAGACGATCAAGGAGTCCACCGTCTGTTCGCTCGCGCGCGCCAATGAACGCGATGTGCGTGCTGCCGGCGAGGCGATCCGTCCGGCCGCGCGTGGCCGCATCCATACCTTCATCGCGACCAGCCCGATCCACATGGAGAAGAAGCTGCGGATGCAGCCCGACCAAGTGGTCGATGCAGCCGTGGCGGCGGTGAAGCTCGCGCGTCAATTCACCGACGATGTCGAGTTCTCGGCCGAGGATGCGGTCCGTTCGGACATGGATTTCCTCGTGCGCATCTTCGACGCCGTGATCAAGGCCGGCGCGAAGACGATCAACGTGCCCGACACCGTCGGCTACAGCATTCCCGAGCTCTGGGGCGAGCGTTTCCGCACGCTACTCGCGCGCGTGCCCGACGCCGACAAGGTGGTCTGGTCGACGCACTGCCACAACGACCTCGGCATGGCGGTTGCCAACTCGCTGGCGGCCGTGGCTGCCGGCGCCCGCCAGGTCGAGTGCACGATCAACGGTCTCGGCGAGCGCGCGGGTAACGCCTCGCTGGAAGAGGTGGTGATGGCGGTGCGCACGCGCCCCGACGTCTTCGGTGTCGAGACCGGTATCGACACCACCCAGATCGTGGCCGCGTCGAAGCTCGTCTCCACGATTACCGGCTACCCGGTGCAGCCCAACAAGGCGATCGTCGGCGCGAACGCCTTCGCGCATGAATCCGGCATCCACCAGGACGGCGTGCTCAAGCACCGCGAGACCTACGAAATCATGCGTCCGGAGGACGTGGGTTGGACTACCAACCGGCTGACCTTGGGCAAGCTCTCTGGCCGCAACGCCTTCCGCGCACGTCTGGGCGAGCTGGGCATCGTGATCGAATCGGAAGAGCAGCTGAACCACGCGTTCGCACGCTTCAAGGAGCTCGCCGACAAGAAGAGCGAGATCTTCGACGAAGACCTGCAGGCGCTGATGTCCGACGAGGCGGTGACGCCGGAAGTGGAGCACTACAAGCTGGTGTCGTCGCGCTTCCACTCCGAGACGGGTGAGACGCCGAACGCGACGCTCACGCTCACCATCGGTGGTGACGAGATCAAGACGGAAGCCTCGGGCAGCGGCCCGGTCGACGCGGCTTTCCGCGCGATCGAAAGCGTCGCCAAGAGCGGCGCCGAGTTGCAGCTCTACTCGGTGAACGCGATCACCACCGGCACGGATGCGCAGGGTGAAGTGACCGTGCGCCTGTCCCGTGCGGGGCGCGTGGTGAACGGGCAGGGCGCTGATACCGACATCATCGTGGCCTCGGCCAAGGCCTACATCAATGCGCTGAACAAGCTGCATGGCGTGGCCAAGCTCAACCCGCAGATCGAGACGCTCTGA
- a CDS encoding YihY family inner membrane protein, with protein sequence MKEVQRFFRLLIERFVSIRAPLIAGSLAFTTLLSLVPMIAVALTVMGQLPVFQSLGRTFRGFLLQNFLPDKAGKVVATYALQFSQKAENLTLVGSIVLIVTAVLMLLTIDRTFNAIWEVRRPRPLWTRLALYWLGVTLGPVMIALSVSLTVEFARYSLDVVNSSGGFDQSAQRVISGLLFSAFFGFMYFAVPNRRIVPWHAAIGGLVTGFGLVLLQRLLGYYVGRFTSYTLIYGTFSAVPIFLVWLYASWLVVLIGALIAAVIPDFLAQRRLLPPTVAGRFYAAARLASALREAQAQGRVETLARLADASRQRIEETEAMLDAMRECGWVAETDEGDWLLVGEGTELDTAKLFRRFVLPLQDLERLAAGSPPEEQAAMRAVWARVDAALAKDRTPQA encoded by the coding sequence ATGAAGGAAGTCCAGCGTTTCTTTCGCCTCTTGATCGAGCGGTTCGTCTCGATCCGTGCTCCGCTGATTGCGGGCAGTCTCGCCTTCACCACGCTGTTGTCGCTGGTGCCAATGATCGCGGTCGCCCTGACCGTGATGGGGCAGCTGCCGGTGTTCCAGTCCCTGGGCCGGACATTCCGAGGATTCCTGCTGCAGAACTTCCTGCCGGACAAGGCGGGCAAGGTCGTGGCGACCTACGCGCTGCAGTTCTCGCAGAAAGCGGAGAACCTGACCCTGGTCGGGAGCATTGTGCTGATCGTGACGGCGGTGCTGATGCTGCTGACGATCGACCGTACCTTCAACGCGATCTGGGAAGTGCGGCGTCCGCGCCCGCTGTGGACCCGGCTGGCGCTCTATTGGCTCGGTGTGACACTGGGGCCGGTGATGATTGCCCTGAGTGTGAGCCTGACCGTGGAGTTCGCGCGCTACTCCCTCGACGTCGTGAATTCCTCGGGCGGGTTCGACCAGTCGGCGCAGCGAGTGATCTCGGGCCTGCTCTTTTCGGCTTTCTTCGGCTTCATGTACTTCGCCGTGCCGAACCGGCGGATCGTGCCCTGGCATGCCGCGATCGGCGGCCTCGTGACCGGTTTCGGCCTAGTGCTCCTGCAGCGACTGCTCGGCTACTACGTCGGGCGCTTCACGTCCTACACGCTGATCTATGGCACGTTCTCCGCCGTGCCCATCTTCCTCGTCTGGCTCTATGCGAGTTGGCTGGTCGTCCTGATCGGCGCGCTGATTGCCGCCGTGATCCCGGATTTCCTCGCGCAGCGCCGCCTGCTGCCACCCACCGTTGCCGGCCGCTTCTATGCCGCCGCGCGCTTGGCCAGCGCCCTGCGCGAGGCCCAGGCGCAAGGGCGGGTCGAAACGCTGGCGCGACTGGCCGATGCGAGTCGCCAGCGGATCGAGGAAACGGAGGCCATGCTCGACGCCATGCGCGAATGCGGTTGGGTCGCCGAGACCGACGAGGGCGATTGGCTGCTGGTGGGAGAGGGCACCGAGCTGGATACGGCGAAGCTTTTCCGTCGCTTCGTCCTGCCGCTCCAGGATCTCGAACGGCTGGCCGCGGGCTCGCCACCGGAAGAGCAGGCTGCGATGCGCGCGGTGTGGGCGCGCGTGGATGCGGCACTGGCAAAGGACCGTACGCCGCAGGCATGA